The Sorex araneus isolate mSorAra2 chromosome 5, mSorAra2.pri, whole genome shotgun sequence genome has a segment encoding these proteins:
- the HKDC1 gene encoding hexokinase HKDC1 isoform X1: protein MFAVHLTAFFFSKLKEDQIKKVDRFLYHMRLSDETLLEIMARFQAEMQKGLGKDTNPTASVKMLPTFVRAIPDGSENGEFLSLDLGGSKFRVLKVQVSQEGKRSVQMESQFYPTPNEIIRGNGSELFEYIADCLADFVKTKGLEHKKLPLGLTFSFPCRQTKLEEGILLSWTKKFKARGVQDTDVVSTLKKAMKKHKDLDVDILALVNDTVGTMMTCAFDDPHCEVGVIIGTGTNACYMEDLSNIDLVEGDEGRMCINTEWGAFGDDGALKDIRTEFDQELDLGSLNPGKQLFEKMISSLYLGELVRIILLKMAKTGLLFDGKISSALHTKGKIETRHVAAMEEYKEGLANTREILTDLGLEPSEADCVAVQHVCTVVSFRSASLCAAALAAILARLQENKKVARLRTTVGIDGTLYKIHPQYPKRLHKVVRKLVPSCEVRFLLSESGSTKGAAMVTAVACRLQAQRKQIDQVLTQFRLTHQQLEGIRDKMRGELEYGLKRDTHGQATVKMLPTYVYGVPDGTEHGKFLALDLGGTNFRVLLVKIRSGRKSVRMYNKIFAIPLGIMQGTGEELFDHIVQCIADFLDYMGLKGARLPLGFTFSFPCSQTSIDKGILIGWTKGFKATDCEGEDVVDMLREAIKRRNEFDLDIVAIVNDTVGTMMTCGYEDPNCEIGLIAGTGSNMCYMEEMRNIEVVEGDEGKMCINSEWGGFGDNGCLDDIRTQYDKEVDEGSLNSGRQRYEKMTSGMYLGEIVRQILIDLTKQGLLFRGQISERLQTRGIFETKFLSQIESDRLALLQVRSILQQLGLDSTCEDSIVVKEVCGAVSRRAAQLCGAGLAAVVEKRRQDQGLEHLRITVGVDGTLYKLHPHFSRILQETVKELAPQCDVTFMLSEDGSGKGAALITAVAKRLQQAQKEH, encoded by the exons GTCGACAGGTTCCTCTACCACATGAGACTGTCTGACGAGACGCTGCTGGAGATCATGGCACGGTTCCAGGCCGAGATGCAGAAGGGCCTGGGGAAGGACACCAACCCCACAGCGTCGGTGAAGATGCTGCCCACCTTTGTCAGGGCCATTCCAGACGGCTCTG AAAACGGGGAGTTTCTTTCCCTGGATCTTGGAGGTTCCAAATTTCGAGTCTTGAAGGTCCAAGTCTCTCAAGAGGGGAAACGAAGCGTCCAGATGGAGAGTCAGTTCTACCCAACCCCCAATGAAATCATTCGAGGGAATGGCTCAGAG CTGTTTGAATACATCGCGGACTGTCTGGCAGATTTTGTGAagaccaaagggctggagcataaaAAACTGCCCCTGGGCCTGACTTTTTCTTTCCCCTGCAGACAGACTAAATTGGAAGAG GGCATCCTGCTCTCCTGGACGAAGAAGTTTAAGGCGCGGGGCGTTCAGGACACAGATGTCGTGAGCACGCTGAAAAAGGCCATGAAGAAGCACAAG GACTTAGATGTGGACATCCTGGCCTTGGTCAATGACACTGTGGGGACTATGATGACATGTGCCTTTGATGATCCACACTGTGAAGTCGGTGTCATCATTG GCACTGGCACCAATGCATGCTACATGGAGGATCTGAGCAACATTGACCTGGTGGAAGGTGATGAAGGTCGGATGTGCATCAACACAGAATGGGGGGCCTTTGGGGATGACGGGGCCCTGAAAGACATTCGCACTGAGTTCGACCAGGAGCTGGACCTTGGCTCTCTCAATCCAGGGAAGCAACT CTTTGAGAAGATGATCAGCAGCCTGTACCTGGGCGAGCTCGTCAGGATCATCTTGCTAAAGATGGCCAAGACTGGCCTCCTGTTCGACGGCAAGATCTCCTCTGCTCTGCACACTAAGGGCAAGATCGAAACCCGCCACGTGGCCGCCATGGAGGA GTACAAGGAAGGCCTTGCCAATACCAGAGAGATCCTGACTGACCTGGGCCTGGAGCCCTCGGAGGCCGACTGTGTTGCTGTCCAGCACGTTTGCACTGTGGTCTCCTTCCGCTCAGCCAGCCTCTGTGCAGCTGCCCTGGCCGCCATCCTGGCGCGGCTCCAGGAGAACAAGAAGGTGGCGCGGCTCCGGACCACAGTGGGCATCGACGGGACGCTCTACAAGATCCACCCACA GTACCCCAAGCGCCTGCACAAGGTGGTGAGGAAGCTGGTCCCCAGCTGCGAAGTCCGCTTCCTCCTGTCTGAGAGTGGCAGCACCAAGGGGGCAGCCATGGTGACAGCAGTGGCCTGCCGCCTGCAGGCCCAGAGGAAGCAGATAGACCAGGTGCTGACTCAGTTCCGGCTCACCCACCAGCAGCTCGAGGGCATCCGGGACAAGATGCGGGGAGAGCTCGAGTACGGGCTGAAGCGAGACACACACGGGCAGGCCACTGTCAAGATGCTGCCCACCTACGTGTATGGGGTGCCCGATGGCACAG AGCATGGGAAGTTCCTGGCTCTGGACCTGGGGGGAACCAACTTCCGGGTGCTGCTGGTGAAGATCAGGAGCGGGCGAAAGTCGGTGCGAATGTACAACAAGATCTTTGCCATCCCACTGGGAATCATGCAAGGCACCGGTGAGGAG CTGTTCGACCACATCGTGCAGTGCATTGCCGACTTCCTGGATTATATGGGCCTCAAGGGGGCAAGGCTACCCCTGGGCTTCACCTTCTCCTTCCCCTGCAGCCAGACCAGCATCGACAAG GGGATCCTCATTGGCTGGACCAAAGGCTTCAAGGCCACCGACTGTGAGGGGGAGGATGTGGTGGACATGCTGAGGGAAGCCATTAAGAGGAGAAAT GAGTTTGACCTGGACATAGTTGCCATTGTGAATGACACTGTGGGGACCATGATGACCTGTGGCTACGAGGATCCTAACTGTGAGATCGGCCTGATTGCAG GAACAGGCAGCAACATGTGCTACATGGAGGAGATGCGGAACATTGAAGTGGTGGAAGGGGATGAAGGGAAGATGTGTATAAACTCTGAGTGGGGAGGATTTGGAGATAACGGCTGTCTGGATGACATCCGCACACAGTATGACAAGGAGGTGGACGAGGGCTCCTTGAATTCTGGCAGGCAGAG GTACGAGAAGATGACCAGCGGCATGTACCTGGGGGAGATCGTGCGGCAGATCCTCATCGACCTGACCAAGCAGGGCCTCCTCTTCCGTGGGCAGATTTCAGAGCGTCTCCAGACCAGGGGCATCTTTGAAACCAAGTTCCTGTCCCAGATTGAAAG TGACCGGCTGGCCCTCCTGCAGGTCCGAAGCATCCTGCAGCAGCTCGGCCTAGACAGCACCTGTGAGGACAGCATCGTGGTGAAGGAAGTGTGTGGGGCCGTGTCCCGGCGTGCGGCCCAGCTCTGCGGCGCTGGCCTGGCCGCTGTGGTCGAGAAGAGAAGACAGGACCAGGGGTTGGAGCACCTGCGAATCACCGTGGGCGTGGACGGCACCCTGTACAAGCTGCACCCACA CTTCTCTCGGATCCTGCAGGAAACGGTGAAGGAGCTGGCGCCTCAGTGCGACGTGACATTCATGCTGTCGGAGGATGGCAGTGGGAAGGGAGCCGCTCTGATCACCGCCGTGGCCAAGAGGTTACAGCAGGCGCAGAAGGAGCACTAG
- the HKDC1 gene encoding hexokinase HKDC1 isoform X2, with the protein MFAVHLTAFFFSKLKEDQIKKVDRFLYHMRLSDETLLEIMARFQAEMQKGLGKDTNPTASVKMLPTFVRAIPDGSENGEFLSLDLGGSKFRVLKVQVSQEGKRSVQMESQFYPTPNEIIRGNGSELFEYIADCLADFVKTKGLEHKKLPLGLTFSFPCRQTKLEEDLDVDILALVNDTVGTMMTCAFDDPHCEVGVIIGTGTNACYMEDLSNIDLVEGDEGRMCINTEWGAFGDDGALKDIRTEFDQELDLGSLNPGKQLFEKMISSLYLGELVRIILLKMAKTGLLFDGKISSALHTKGKIETRHVAAMEEYKEGLANTREILTDLGLEPSEADCVAVQHVCTVVSFRSASLCAAALAAILARLQENKKVARLRTTVGIDGTLYKIHPQYPKRLHKVVRKLVPSCEVRFLLSESGSTKGAAMVTAVACRLQAQRKQIDQVLTQFRLTHQQLEGIRDKMRGELEYGLKRDTHGQATVKMLPTYVYGVPDGTEHGKFLALDLGGTNFRVLLVKIRSGRKSVRMYNKIFAIPLGIMQGTGEELFDHIVQCIADFLDYMGLKGARLPLGFTFSFPCSQTSIDKGILIGWTKGFKATDCEGEDVVDMLREAIKRRNEFDLDIVAIVNDTVGTMMTCGYEDPNCEIGLIAGTGSNMCYMEEMRNIEVVEGDEGKMCINSEWGGFGDNGCLDDIRTQYDKEVDEGSLNSGRQRYEKMTSGMYLGEIVRQILIDLTKQGLLFRGQISERLQTRGIFETKFLSQIESDRLALLQVRSILQQLGLDSTCEDSIVVKEVCGAVSRRAAQLCGAGLAAVVEKRRQDQGLEHLRITVGVDGTLYKLHPHFSRILQETVKELAPQCDVTFMLSEDGSGKGAALITAVAKRLQQAQKEH; encoded by the exons GTCGACAGGTTCCTCTACCACATGAGACTGTCTGACGAGACGCTGCTGGAGATCATGGCACGGTTCCAGGCCGAGATGCAGAAGGGCCTGGGGAAGGACACCAACCCCACAGCGTCGGTGAAGATGCTGCCCACCTTTGTCAGGGCCATTCCAGACGGCTCTG AAAACGGGGAGTTTCTTTCCCTGGATCTTGGAGGTTCCAAATTTCGAGTCTTGAAGGTCCAAGTCTCTCAAGAGGGGAAACGAAGCGTCCAGATGGAGAGTCAGTTCTACCCAACCCCCAATGAAATCATTCGAGGGAATGGCTCAGAG CTGTTTGAATACATCGCGGACTGTCTGGCAGATTTTGTGAagaccaaagggctggagcataaaAAACTGCCCCTGGGCCTGACTTTTTCTTTCCCCTGCAGACAGACTAAATTGGAAGAG GACTTAGATGTGGACATCCTGGCCTTGGTCAATGACACTGTGGGGACTATGATGACATGTGCCTTTGATGATCCACACTGTGAAGTCGGTGTCATCATTG GCACTGGCACCAATGCATGCTACATGGAGGATCTGAGCAACATTGACCTGGTGGAAGGTGATGAAGGTCGGATGTGCATCAACACAGAATGGGGGGCCTTTGGGGATGACGGGGCCCTGAAAGACATTCGCACTGAGTTCGACCAGGAGCTGGACCTTGGCTCTCTCAATCCAGGGAAGCAACT CTTTGAGAAGATGATCAGCAGCCTGTACCTGGGCGAGCTCGTCAGGATCATCTTGCTAAAGATGGCCAAGACTGGCCTCCTGTTCGACGGCAAGATCTCCTCTGCTCTGCACACTAAGGGCAAGATCGAAACCCGCCACGTGGCCGCCATGGAGGA GTACAAGGAAGGCCTTGCCAATACCAGAGAGATCCTGACTGACCTGGGCCTGGAGCCCTCGGAGGCCGACTGTGTTGCTGTCCAGCACGTTTGCACTGTGGTCTCCTTCCGCTCAGCCAGCCTCTGTGCAGCTGCCCTGGCCGCCATCCTGGCGCGGCTCCAGGAGAACAAGAAGGTGGCGCGGCTCCGGACCACAGTGGGCATCGACGGGACGCTCTACAAGATCCACCCACA GTACCCCAAGCGCCTGCACAAGGTGGTGAGGAAGCTGGTCCCCAGCTGCGAAGTCCGCTTCCTCCTGTCTGAGAGTGGCAGCACCAAGGGGGCAGCCATGGTGACAGCAGTGGCCTGCCGCCTGCAGGCCCAGAGGAAGCAGATAGACCAGGTGCTGACTCAGTTCCGGCTCACCCACCAGCAGCTCGAGGGCATCCGGGACAAGATGCGGGGAGAGCTCGAGTACGGGCTGAAGCGAGACACACACGGGCAGGCCACTGTCAAGATGCTGCCCACCTACGTGTATGGGGTGCCCGATGGCACAG AGCATGGGAAGTTCCTGGCTCTGGACCTGGGGGGAACCAACTTCCGGGTGCTGCTGGTGAAGATCAGGAGCGGGCGAAAGTCGGTGCGAATGTACAACAAGATCTTTGCCATCCCACTGGGAATCATGCAAGGCACCGGTGAGGAG CTGTTCGACCACATCGTGCAGTGCATTGCCGACTTCCTGGATTATATGGGCCTCAAGGGGGCAAGGCTACCCCTGGGCTTCACCTTCTCCTTCCCCTGCAGCCAGACCAGCATCGACAAG GGGATCCTCATTGGCTGGACCAAAGGCTTCAAGGCCACCGACTGTGAGGGGGAGGATGTGGTGGACATGCTGAGGGAAGCCATTAAGAGGAGAAAT GAGTTTGACCTGGACATAGTTGCCATTGTGAATGACACTGTGGGGACCATGATGACCTGTGGCTACGAGGATCCTAACTGTGAGATCGGCCTGATTGCAG GAACAGGCAGCAACATGTGCTACATGGAGGAGATGCGGAACATTGAAGTGGTGGAAGGGGATGAAGGGAAGATGTGTATAAACTCTGAGTGGGGAGGATTTGGAGATAACGGCTGTCTGGATGACATCCGCACACAGTATGACAAGGAGGTGGACGAGGGCTCCTTGAATTCTGGCAGGCAGAG GTACGAGAAGATGACCAGCGGCATGTACCTGGGGGAGATCGTGCGGCAGATCCTCATCGACCTGACCAAGCAGGGCCTCCTCTTCCGTGGGCAGATTTCAGAGCGTCTCCAGACCAGGGGCATCTTTGAAACCAAGTTCCTGTCCCAGATTGAAAG TGACCGGCTGGCCCTCCTGCAGGTCCGAAGCATCCTGCAGCAGCTCGGCCTAGACAGCACCTGTGAGGACAGCATCGTGGTGAAGGAAGTGTGTGGGGCCGTGTCCCGGCGTGCGGCCCAGCTCTGCGGCGCTGGCCTGGCCGCTGTGGTCGAGAAGAGAAGACAGGACCAGGGGTTGGAGCACCTGCGAATCACCGTGGGCGTGGACGGCACCCTGTACAAGCTGCACCCACA CTTCTCTCGGATCCTGCAGGAAACGGTGAAGGAGCTGGCGCCTCAGTGCGACGTGACATTCATGCTGTCGGAGGATGGCAGTGGGAAGGGAGCCGCTCTGATCACCGCCGTGGCCAAGAGGTTACAGCAGGCGCAGAAGGAGCACTAG